Part of the Holosporales bacterium genome is shown below.
ATGCGTGCTGCTGGGAAATTGGCGGCAATGACGCTTGATTTCATAACCCCTTATGTGCAGGCCGGCGTTACAACCGAATATTTAGATGAAATTTGTCATAGATTTATGACGGACAATGGTGCCATACCGGCTACGCTGGGATACAATGGATACCCCAAATCAACTTGCATTTCCCTAAATGAAGTTGTGTGCCATGGCATTCCATCGCCAAGAAAGCTGGCGGATGGAGATATCCTGAATATTGACGTCACAGCTATTCTTTATGGCTGGCATGGCGATACAAGCAGGATGTTCTATGTTGGCGCGCCAAGCGTTGCAGCTCGGCAACTGGTTGAGTCAACTTACAAGGCCATGATGCTGGGAATCAATGCCGTCAGGCCAGGGACTACCACAGGCGATATTGGACACGCGATTCAGACATATGTTGAAAGCAAGAATTATTCGGTTGTAAGGGATTTCTGCGGTCATGGCATAGGACGTGAATTCCATACAGAGCCGTCTGTTTTGCATTTTGGTCGTCCTAAAAAAGGGGCAGTTTTGCACGAAGGTATGACATTTACGATTGAACCCATGGTTAACTTAGGAAAACGCAACGTTGTAATCCTTGATGATGATTGGACGGCGGTTACTGCGGACGGGTCGCTGTCCGCCCAGTTTGAGCACACAGTCGGTGTGACAAAATCTGGCGTAGAGATCTTCACTTTATCTCCCAGGGGGTTTAATTTTCCCCCATACAGCAGCGTTTAGACACAATGAAAGAATTATCCAGCGGACATCGCAAGCGGCTTAAAGAACGATTTGCAAAAGCTGGCGGAGATGGGATCTATGACTATGAGCTTTTAGAAATGCTGTTGTATTTGGCAATTCCACGCAAGAATACTAAGCCGATTGCCAAACTGCTTATTGAGAAATTTAAGACCCTTAGAGGTGTGCTGTATGCAGACCCCAGTTTGCTTAAGAATTCACACAGAATTGGCGATGCATCCATACACGTTTTTGCTCTGATTAAAGAATGCATTATAAGATCTTCGCGGGAAGAGATAACCAAAACAGACCTTATAAGCTCGTTTGACAAGGTTGTTAATTACTGTCAGCTGTCGATGGGTTGCCTTACGCGTGAGCAGCTGAAGATTCTGTTTCTCGACAATAAGAATTACTTAATCTCTGACGAGGTCTTGCAGGAAGGAACCATTAACAGCACGGCCCTGTATCCTCGCGAGATTTTAAAGCGGGCGTTTGATAACGCCGCCGCCTCAATGATTATAGTTCACAATCACCCAAGCGGCGATCCAACGCCTTCTGCGCGCGATATAGAAATAACAAAAACCTTAATAGAGCTGGGCAAGCAAGTATGTTTGAAAGTACAAGATCATATTATTATCGGCCGTCAAAGATACAAGTCACTGAGACGCTTAGGGCTTATGGACTGATATGATCAAAAACCTAAAAATTGTTCTGGTCGTTTTTGCCGTCTTTTGCTGTAAAGCTTATTCAAATCCAGTAAGCGCCGAAGAACGAGAGTTCTATATATCTCAAATAGAATCATTTTTTGACAGCATCAAGGCAATGAAGGCTAAGTTCATTGAAGTAAGCAGTACAAAAGGCGTCGCGTCAGGCGTCTTCATGATAATGCGACCGTATATGAAGGTACAGTACGAAAATCCGCACCAGAATGTGATTATTGCAGACGGCAAGAACCTTTACCACTGGGACAGTCAGCTGGAAGAACAGTCCAAATATGATATAATTTCATCCCCTATCGCCGCCTTACTTGGTAAAAAATTAAACTTAAAAAAAGACACGGTTGTTAAGGCGGTTAAACAAGACTCTGCCAAAGTATGGATTAGCCTCAGCCTCACGGCCTACTCGGGCGTAAAGTCAATTGTGTTGGTCTTTGCTAAAAAGCCATTTTCGCTTATTCAATGGATACTGATAAACGATCGTAATGATACTGTTGAAGTTACTTTGCAAGATATCAATCTTAAAGCTAAGCTTAGCCAAGCTGATTTCAGCATGAAATAGCTTAAGTAGACCGCAGTACTGCCCTACACCTGTCAGCGATGTGTTGAGGCGTAAGGCCGAAATGTTCGTATACGTCGCTGCATGGGGCTGAGATACCGAAGTCGTCGATACCTATACAGCGGTCTATACTACCGGTATATTTTGCCCACATTGCGGTGGAGCCAGCCTCCAAAGATACTACTGGGGCGCAACCAAGCACCTTTGTCTTGTATTCCTGGCTTTGCTGGTCAAACAGCTCACAACAGGGCATTGATACCACTGCAACGTTAATGCCTTCGCTAAGCAGTAATTTACTCACAGATAAAGCAAGGCTTACTTCTGAGCCGGTGGCAAGCAAAGTCAGGTCTCTGTTACTCGATGATTGCTCAGCGGCTTTTCCCAATATATAAGCGCCAAAACTGCATAAATTTTCATCTCTATAATCATTCATCTGCGGCAAATCCTGACGCGACAGGATAAGCGCAGACGGCACATGGCGGTTTTTTACGGCCAATTCCCAACATTCAGCGGTTTCAATACTGTCCGCCGGACGCATTACATTTATCCCTGGTATAAACCGCAGTCCTGTAAGCTGCTCAATAGGTTGATGAGTCGGACCGTCTTCGCCTACCCCAATTGAATCGTGGGTGAAAACGTATATAACCCCAAGCTTCATCATCGCGCTCATCCTGACGCTTGCGCGCATGTAGTCGGAAAAGCACAGAAATGTGCCGCCATAAGGGATAATGTTTTCATCATACAGCGCCAAGCCGTTCATAATGCCGCCCATGGCGTGCTCACGGATGCCGTAATGTATGTATTGGCCGTGGTGGTTCTCTGCGGTTATGACGCGCATGTCTTTGCCTTGCGTGCCGTTGGACGGGGTCAGGTCTGCAGATCCGCCAATCAGCCCCGGCAAGATTGGAGACAAAGCGCTTATCACACTTTGCGATGCTTTACGGGTTGCTGTGGGCTTTTGGCTGCTCGCAAACTCTTTTTTCACCTGCGTTATGATCTTTTTTACTTCATCTGGTGAAACGGCATCTGATTTATTGGCTGCAAAAGTTCTGCGTCGCGAGCCAACTTGCCGCCAGGCTGAAAGAATATCAGCGGGAATTACAAACGGCTCTGCTGTCCAACTGAAGGCCTTACGCATCTGCGCCACTTCATCCTTCCCTAAAGGCGAACCATGGCAGCCGGAAGTGCCAGCTTTTGTCGGCGCGCCGTAACCAATCGTCGTTCTGCAGGCGATAATTGACGGCCTAAGGTCATTTTGTGCCGCCGAGATTGCAGCGATAATCTCTTGCTCATTATGGCCGTCTATACTTTGATAATGCCAGTTATAAGCGCCAAAGCGCATACGAACATCGTCCTTGCAGGTTATATCTGTTGGACCGTCAATAGTGATATGGTTATCGTCAAACAGTACTATAAGCCGGCTAAGCCCTATGGCCCCCGCAAACGAGGCCGCTTCGTGTGAGATTCCCTCCATAAGATCCCCGTCCCCGGCGATAACGTAAGCGAAATTACCATTCCCCTTTGTCCTTTCAGCCACAGCCATTCCAACCGCATTCGCTAAGCCCTGCCCCAGCGGCCCTGTTGTTGACTCTACCCCTTCCAGCAAGCCATACTCAGGATGTCCGCCGCACTTTGATCCCTTCTTGCGAAAGCTTTTTATATCTTCAAGCGTTATCCCCTTATATCCAGTCAAAAACATAAGCGCATACAGCAGCGCGCTGGCATGTCCAGCCGAAACAATCAGCCTGTCCCGATCTGGACGCAAATGGTCTTCAGGATCGAACTTTAAAAA
Proteins encoded:
- the tkt gene encoding transketolase; protein product: MNFKEMTNAVRFLAADMIENAGSGHPGVALGFADVASILFRDFLKFDPEDHLRPDRDRLIVSAGHASALLYALMFLTGYKGITLEDIKSFRKKGSKCGGHPEYGLLEGVESTTGPLGQGLANAVGMAVAERTKGNGNFAYVIAGDGDLMEGISHEAASFAGAIGLSRLIVLFDDNHITIDGPTDITCKDDVRMRFGAYNWHYQSIDGHNEQEIIAAISAAQNDLRPSIIACRTTIGYGAPTKAGTSGCHGSPLGKDEVAQMRKAFSWTAEPFVIPADILSAWRQVGSRRRTFAANKSDAVSPDEVKKIITQVKKEFASSQKPTATRKASQSVISALSPILPGLIGGSADLTPSNGTQGKDMRVITAENHHGQYIHYGIREHAMGGIMNGLALYDENIIPYGGTFLCFSDYMRASVRMSAMMKLGVIYVFTHDSIGVGEDGPTHQPIEQLTGLRFIPGINVMRPADSIETAECWELAVKNRHVPSALILSRQDLPQMNDYRDENLCSFGAYILGKAAEQSSSNRDLTLLATGSEVSLALSVSKLLLSEGINVAVVSMPCCELFDQQSQEYKTKVLGCAPVVSLEAGSTAMWAKYTGSIDRCIGIDDFGISAPCSDVYEHFGLTPQHIADRCRAVLRST
- the radC gene encoding DNA repair protein RadC, translating into MKELSSGHRKRLKERFAKAGGDGIYDYELLEMLLYLAIPRKNTKPIAKLLIEKFKTLRGVLYADPSLLKNSHRIGDASIHVFALIKECIIRSSREEITKTDLISSFDKVVNYCQLSMGCLTREQLKILFLDNKNYLISDEVLQEGTINSTALYPREILKRAFDNAAASMIIVHNHPSGDPTPSARDIEITKTLIELGKQVCLKVQDHIIIGRQRYKSLRRLGLMD
- a CDS encoding outer membrane lipoprotein carrier protein LolA, producing MIKNLKIVLVVFAVFCCKAYSNPVSAEEREFYISQIESFFDSIKAMKAKFIEVSSTKGVASGVFMIMRPYMKVQYENPHQNVIIADGKNLYHWDSQLEEQSKYDIISSPIAALLGKKLNLKKDTVVKAVKQDSAKVWISLSLTAYSGVKSIVLVFAKKPFSLIQWILINDRNDTVEVTLQDINLKAKLSQADFSMK
- the map gene encoding type I methionyl aminopeptidase; amino-acid sequence: MTDSFTGMRAAGKLAAMTLDFITPYVQAGVTTEYLDEICHRFMTDNGAIPATLGYNGYPKSTCISLNEVVCHGIPSPRKLADGDILNIDVTAILYGWHGDTSRMFYVGAPSVAARQLVESTYKAMMLGINAVRPGTTTGDIGHAIQTYVESKNYSVVRDFCGHGIGREFHTEPSVLHFGRPKKGAVLHEGMTFTIEPMVNLGKRNVVILDDDWTAVTADGSLSAQFEHTVGVTKSGVEIFTLSPRGFNFPPYSSV